From the genome of Triticum aestivum cultivar Chinese Spring chromosome 3B, IWGSC CS RefSeq v2.1, whole genome shotgun sequence, one region includes:
- the LOC123071903 gene encoding dolichyl-diphosphooligosaccharide--protein glycosyltransferase subunit 2 isoform X1, producing the protein MAWRLPPLAVLLLLVAVAVAPLSSAVRPVSDAHRSVAAELFAASPDDLETTYEAVRTFKILGVQRDKGLDGKACKLAAHTLSSSSSPAKDLFHAVQIAGVLGCSVDAGVYDDVASRLKAVIKDTNSLLELYYSVRGLLSLKEQGHSVVLSDADSTFHAIKALSQSDGRWRYDTNSAESSTFAAGIALEALAGVVSLSDAEVDPSMIGVVKNDIVKLFGTIKSYDDGTFYFDEKYVDGSEYKGPITTSASVVRGVTSFANVVSGKLNIPGEKILGLAKFFLGIGLPGSAKDCFNQIESLSLLENNRIFVPLILSLPSKVLSLTSKDQLKVEVTTVFGSAAPPLRVNLVQVLGSDSKVITTDSKELQFDLDNNVHYLDITPLKIDVGKYLLVFEITLQDSEHETVYTTGGRNTESVVVTGLIKVDKAEIGISDNDAGSAESVEKLDLLKDTKVSLSANHLQKLRLSFQLSTPLGRTFKPHQVFLKLKHESKVEHLFVVPGSARQFKIVLDFLGLVEKFYYLSGTYDLELSVGDASMENSFLRVLGQLELDLPEAPEKAPRPPAQAVDPLAKFRPQKEIEHIFRVPEKRPPQEVSLAFTGLILLPFIGFLIGLMRLGVNLKNFPSLPGPAAFASLFHVGIAAVLLLYVLFWVKVSIFLVVKQNCTNKGLLTIILLLEQLDLFTTLKYLSFLGVFLVFVGHRTLSHLSNTAAKQKTA; encoded by the exons ATGGCCTGGAGGCTGCCGCCCCTGGCCGTCCTCCTACTCCTCGTCGCCGTGGCCGTCGCCCCCCTCTCCTCCGCCGTTCGCCCGGTCTCCGACGCGCACAGATCCGTCGCCGCCGAGCTCTTCGCCGCCTCCCCCGACGA CTTGGAGACGACGTACGAGGCGGTCAGGACGTTCAAGATACTCGGGGTGCAGAGGGACAAGGGCCTTGATGGCAAGGCCTGCAAGCTCGCCGCCCATACGCtgtcctcgtcctcgtcgcccGCCAAGGATCTGTTCCACGCGGTCCAGATCGCTGGCGTTCTCGGATGCAGCGTCGATGCCGGCGTTTACGAT GACGTCGCGTCGAGGCTTAAGGCTGTGATCAAGGACACCAATTCGCTGCTGGAGTTATACTATTCTGTCAGAGGGCTGCTCAGCCTGAAG GAACAAGGCCACAGTGTTGTTTTATCTGATGCGGATAGCACATTTCACGCAATTAAG GCACTTAGCCAAAGTGATGGAAGATGGCGCTATGACACCAACAGTGCTGAATCCAGCACATTTGCTGCTG GTATAGCACTAGAAGCATTGGCAGGAGTTGTTTCACTGTCTGATGCGGAGGTTGATCCGTCTATG ATAGGAGTCGTTAAAAATGACATCGTGAAGCTATTTGGCACAATCAAGAGCTATG ATGATGGAACCTTCTATTTTGATGAGAAGTATGTTGATGGTTCTGAATACAAGGGCCCTATAACAACTTCTGCTTCAGTAGTACGCGGTGTCACCTCCTTCGCTAATGTTGTTTCTGGGAAATTGAAC ATCCCTGGTGAGAAAATACTGGGCTTGGCAAAGTTCTTTCTTGGTATTGGGCTCCCAGGTAGTGCAAAGGATTGCTTTAATCAGATTGAGTCCTTGTCGCTCCTGGAAAACAATAG GATCTTTGTTCCTTTGATCCTTTCACTTCCTTCCAAAGTACTGTCACTGACCTCCAAAGACCAGCTTAAG GTTGAAGTAACTACAGTGTTTGGTTCTGCGGCACCTCCGCTCAGAGTGAATCTTGTGCAAGTCTTGGGCTCTGATTCCAAGGTCATCACCACTGACAGCAAG GAACTTCAGTTTGACCTCGACAACAATGTTCATTACTTGGACATTACTCCATTGAAAATAGATGTTGGGAAGTACTTGCTAGTTTTTGAG ATTACTCTTCAGGATTCAGAACATGAAACCGTTTACACTACTGGAGGGAGAAACACTGAGTCTGTCGTCGTTACAGGACTGATCAAAGTTGACAAGGCAGAAATTGGAATTTCTGATAATGATGCTGGGAGCGCGGAGTCTGTCGAAAA GTTAGATCTGCTGAAAGATACAAAAGTTTCTCTCTCTGCCAACCATCTGCAGAAGTTACGTCTATCTTTTCAACTATCTACACCACTTGGACGCACATTTAAACCCCACCAG GTTTTCTTGAAGTTAAAGCATGAAAGCAAGGTTGAACACTTATTTGTGGTGCCAGGTTCTGCGAGGCAATTCAAAATTGTTCTA GATTTTCTTGGATTGGTAGAGAAATTTTACTACCTTTCTGGAACATATGACCTCGAGCTTTCAGTTGGTGATGCTTCAATG GAAAATTCGTTCCTACGAGTCCTTGGCCAACTGGAGTTGGACTTGCCGGAGGCCCCTGAAAAGGCCCCACGTCCTCCGGCACAAGCTGTTGACCCCTTAGCAAAGTTTAGGCCACAGAAGGAGATAGAACACATATTCCGTGTGCCAGAGAAGAGGCCACCGCAGGAAGTGTCGCTTGCATTTACTGGCCTCATACTCCTGCCTTTCATTGGGTTCTTGATTGGG CTTATGCGTCTGGGAGTCAACTTGAAGAACTTCCCTTCCCTGCCAGGACCTGCTGCATTCGCATCACTCTTCCATGTCGGAATCGCAGCAGTACTGTTGCTCTATGTTCTCTTTTGGGTTAAGGTTAGCATCTTCCTTGTGGTGAAACAGAATTGCACCAATAAAGGTTTACTCACTATCATTCTTCTGTTGGAACAGCTGGATCTTTTCACAACTCTGAAGTACCTCAGCTTCCTCGGTGTGTTCCTTGTGTTCGTCGGCCATAGGACCCTATCTCATCTTTCCAACACGGCGGCAAAACAGAAGACTGCTTGA
- the LOC123071903 gene encoding dolichyl-diphosphooligosaccharide--protein glycosyltransferase subunit 2 isoform X2 produces the protein MAWRLPPLAVLLLLVAVAVAPLSSAVRPVSDAHRSVAAELFAASPDDLETTYEAVRTFKILGVQRDKGLDGKACKLAAHTLSSSSSPAKDLFHAVQIAGVLGCSVDAGVYDDVASRLKAVIKDTNSLLELYYSVRGLLSLKEQGHSVVLSDADSTFHAIKALSQSDGRWRYDTNSAESSTFAAGIALEALAGVVSLSDAEVDPSMIGVVKNDIVKLFGTIKSYDDGTFYFDEKYVDGSEYKGPITTSASVVRGVTSFANVVSGKLNIPGEKILGLAKFFLGIGLPGSAKDCFNQIESLSLLENNRIFVPLILSLPSKVLSLTSKDQLKVEVTTVFGSAAPPLRVNLVQVLGSDSKVITTDSKELQFDLDNNVHYLDITPLKIDVGKYLLVFEITLQDSEHETVYTTGGRNTESVVVTGLIKVDKAEIGISDNDAGSAESVEKLDLLKDTKVSLSANHLQKLRLSFQLSTPLGRTFKPHQVFLKLKHESKVEHLFVVPGSARQFKIVLDFLGLVEKFYYLSGTYDLELSVGDASMENSFLRVLGQLELDLPEAPEKAPRPPAQAVDPLAKFRPQKEIEHIFRVPEKRPPQEVSLAFTGLILLPFIGFLIGLMRLGVNLKNFPSLPGPAAFASLFHVGIAAVLLLYVLFWVKLDLFTTLKYLSFLGVFLVFVGHRTLSHLSNTAAKQKTA, from the exons ATGGCCTGGAGGCTGCCGCCCCTGGCCGTCCTCCTACTCCTCGTCGCCGTGGCCGTCGCCCCCCTCTCCTCCGCCGTTCGCCCGGTCTCCGACGCGCACAGATCCGTCGCCGCCGAGCTCTTCGCCGCCTCCCCCGACGA CTTGGAGACGACGTACGAGGCGGTCAGGACGTTCAAGATACTCGGGGTGCAGAGGGACAAGGGCCTTGATGGCAAGGCCTGCAAGCTCGCCGCCCATACGCtgtcctcgtcctcgtcgcccGCCAAGGATCTGTTCCACGCGGTCCAGATCGCTGGCGTTCTCGGATGCAGCGTCGATGCCGGCGTTTACGAT GACGTCGCGTCGAGGCTTAAGGCTGTGATCAAGGACACCAATTCGCTGCTGGAGTTATACTATTCTGTCAGAGGGCTGCTCAGCCTGAAG GAACAAGGCCACAGTGTTGTTTTATCTGATGCGGATAGCACATTTCACGCAATTAAG GCACTTAGCCAAAGTGATGGAAGATGGCGCTATGACACCAACAGTGCTGAATCCAGCACATTTGCTGCTG GTATAGCACTAGAAGCATTGGCAGGAGTTGTTTCACTGTCTGATGCGGAGGTTGATCCGTCTATG ATAGGAGTCGTTAAAAATGACATCGTGAAGCTATTTGGCACAATCAAGAGCTATG ATGATGGAACCTTCTATTTTGATGAGAAGTATGTTGATGGTTCTGAATACAAGGGCCCTATAACAACTTCTGCTTCAGTAGTACGCGGTGTCACCTCCTTCGCTAATGTTGTTTCTGGGAAATTGAAC ATCCCTGGTGAGAAAATACTGGGCTTGGCAAAGTTCTTTCTTGGTATTGGGCTCCCAGGTAGTGCAAAGGATTGCTTTAATCAGATTGAGTCCTTGTCGCTCCTGGAAAACAATAG GATCTTTGTTCCTTTGATCCTTTCACTTCCTTCCAAAGTACTGTCACTGACCTCCAAAGACCAGCTTAAG GTTGAAGTAACTACAGTGTTTGGTTCTGCGGCACCTCCGCTCAGAGTGAATCTTGTGCAAGTCTTGGGCTCTGATTCCAAGGTCATCACCACTGACAGCAAG GAACTTCAGTTTGACCTCGACAACAATGTTCATTACTTGGACATTACTCCATTGAAAATAGATGTTGGGAAGTACTTGCTAGTTTTTGAG ATTACTCTTCAGGATTCAGAACATGAAACCGTTTACACTACTGGAGGGAGAAACACTGAGTCTGTCGTCGTTACAGGACTGATCAAAGTTGACAAGGCAGAAATTGGAATTTCTGATAATGATGCTGGGAGCGCGGAGTCTGTCGAAAA GTTAGATCTGCTGAAAGATACAAAAGTTTCTCTCTCTGCCAACCATCTGCAGAAGTTACGTCTATCTTTTCAACTATCTACACCACTTGGACGCACATTTAAACCCCACCAG GTTTTCTTGAAGTTAAAGCATGAAAGCAAGGTTGAACACTTATTTGTGGTGCCAGGTTCTGCGAGGCAATTCAAAATTGTTCTA GATTTTCTTGGATTGGTAGAGAAATTTTACTACCTTTCTGGAACATATGACCTCGAGCTTTCAGTTGGTGATGCTTCAATG GAAAATTCGTTCCTACGAGTCCTTGGCCAACTGGAGTTGGACTTGCCGGAGGCCCCTGAAAAGGCCCCACGTCCTCCGGCACAAGCTGTTGACCCCTTAGCAAAGTTTAGGCCACAGAAGGAGATAGAACACATATTCCGTGTGCCAGAGAAGAGGCCACCGCAGGAAGTGTCGCTTGCATTTACTGGCCTCATACTCCTGCCTTTCATTGGGTTCTTGATTGGG CTTATGCGTCTGGGAGTCAACTTGAAGAACTTCCCTTCCCTGCCAGGACCTGCTGCATTCGCATCACTCTTCCATGTCGGAATCGCAGCAGTACTGTTGCTCTATGTTCTCTTTTGGGTTAAG CTGGATCTTTTCACAACTCTGAAGTACCTCAGCTTCCTCGGTGTGTTCCTTGTGTTCGTCGGCCATAGGACCCTATCTCATCTTTCCAACACGGCGGCAAAACAGAAGACTGCTTGA